In Rahnella aquatilis CIP 78.65 = ATCC 33071, one DNA window encodes the following:
- the kdsD gene encoding arabinose-5-phosphate isomerase KdsD, which yields MANDTFAPGFDFQAVGRDVLKTEREGLEQLDQYINGDFTRACEKIFACSGKVIVMGMGKSGHIGRKMAATFASTGTPAFFVHPGEASHGDLGMVSKQDVVILISNSGEAHEILGLIPVLKRLSITLICMTSNPESTMGKAADVHLCVKVPKEACPLGLAPTSSTTAVLVMGDALAVALLEARGFTPEDFALSHPGGALGRKLLLRVSDIMHTGDEIPHVSREASLRDALLEITRKNLGMTVICNDLMKIEGIFTDGDLRRIFDMGVNINTASIADVMTTGGIRVRPSLLAVDALNLMQDKHITCVMVADGDQLLGVLHMHDMLRAGVV from the coding sequence ATGGCTAATGATACCTTCGCTCCCGGTTTTGATTTTCAGGCCGTCGGACGTGATGTGCTGAAAACAGAACGTGAAGGACTTGAGCAGTTAGATCAATACATTAATGGTGATTTTACCCGCGCCTGCGAAAAAATCTTCGCCTGCAGCGGCAAAGTCATCGTCATGGGCATGGGCAAATCCGGCCACATCGGCCGCAAGATGGCCGCCACCTTTGCCAGTACCGGCACACCGGCATTCTTTGTGCATCCCGGCGAAGCCAGCCACGGTGATCTGGGCATGGTGTCGAAGCAGGATGTCGTCATTCTGATTTCCAATTCCGGTGAAGCCCATGAAATTCTGGGGCTGATTCCGGTGCTCAAACGCCTGAGCATTACACTCATCTGCATGACGTCTAACCCTGAAAGCACGATGGGAAAAGCGGCGGATGTTCACCTTTGTGTAAAAGTGCCGAAAGAAGCCTGCCCGCTGGGGCTGGCACCGACCAGCAGCACCACCGCAGTGCTGGTCATGGGCGATGCGCTGGCCGTTGCGCTGCTGGAAGCGCGTGGCTTCACACCGGAGGATTTTGCGTTGTCGCATCCTGGCGGAGCACTGGGTCGCAAGCTGTTACTGCGCGTCAGCGATATCATGCACACCGGAGATGAAATTCCGCACGTCAGTCGTGAGGCCTCGTTGCGGGATGCGTTGCTGGAAATTACCCGTAAAAATCTGGGCATGACAGTTATCTGCAACGATTTGATGAAAATCGAAGGGATTTTTACCGATGGCGATTTACGACGCATCTTTGATATGGGCGTCAACATCAATACGGCGTCGATCGCGGACGTGATGACGACAGGTGGTATCCGCGTGCGTCCTTCACTGCTGGCGGTGGATGCGCTGAATTTAATGCAGGACAAACACATCACTTGCGTGATGGTTGCTGATGGTGACCAGTTGCTGGGTGTGTTACATATGCACGATATGCTGCGCGCTGGCGTAGTTTAA